The following are from one region of the Candidatus Kapaibacterium sp. genome:
- a CDS encoding short-chain dehydrogenase: protein MRLESQTVLVLGGWGLVGSAVCRRILQESPKRLIVTSLRRTEAEEAAADFRRLFPSVSIEAWWGDIFVRSAWKDLPRSDLLANPTTRAALIEDILSELEETRLQQSALYELLTTTRPDIVVDCINTATAIAYQDIYSAAAAVWHGLQHHEFPVEATERLLSSLYIPQLIRHIQILYHSLLAAGTRLYLKVGTTGTGGMGLNIPYTHSEERPSRVLLAKSAVAGAQSLLLFLMGRTPGAPIVKEVKPAAIIAWKRIAYDTVLFRGRPLMRVDLPPEEALELGDTLPSHPPTALRRFEEPLRSVFIDTGENGVFARAEFETVSALGQMELVTPEEIADIVVREILGGNTGHDTIAALDSAVLGPSYRGGVLRHIALEELRRLEQQHGSEGVAFEMLGPPRLTKLLYEAHLLRRAFGTLQTVLEHTPEDLAASLWNLLCRDDRLRSQILTVGLAILLPDGRHYLRGAELKVPSPEEDHRCTPEAINRWCESGWIDLRPWNMERWQARLRKMAALAQADNTDKSSAVGEWYLQWSQLQALNEGSLAAWILTYEEHGTRAKR, encoded by the coding sequence ATGAGGCTAGAGTCGCAGACCGTACTGGTGCTCGGCGGCTGGGGGTTGGTAGGGTCTGCCGTCTGCCGCCGCATTCTCCAAGAATCCCCGAAGCGACTCATTGTCACCTCCCTGCGCCGAACAGAAGCAGAGGAAGCGGCTGCCGACTTCCGCCGACTCTTCCCCTCTGTCAGCATCGAGGCCTGGTGGGGGGATATCTTCGTCCGCAGCGCCTGGAAGGACCTTCCCCGTAGCGACCTTCTTGCCAATCCTACAACACGGGCTGCCCTCATTGAAGATATCCTCAGCGAGCTGGAAGAAACACGCCTCCAACAGTCTGCACTCTACGAACTCCTCACCACCACTCGCCCCGACATCGTCGTCGACTGCATCAACACTGCCACCGCCATTGCCTACCAGGACATCTACAGTGCTGCCGCTGCCGTTTGGCATGGTCTTCAGCACCACGAGTTTCCCGTGGAAGCCACGGAACGCCTTCTGAGCAGCCTCTACATTCCGCAACTGATTCGCCACATTCAGATCCTCTACCACAGCCTCCTCGCTGCCGGCACTCGCCTGTACTTGAAGGTTGGCACGACAGGGACCGGCGGTATGGGATTGAACATCCCGTATACCCACAGCGAAGAGCGGCCTTCACGAGTCCTCCTGGCGAAGTCCGCCGTTGCTGGAGCCCAATCCTTACTGCTGTTCCTCATGGGCCGTACTCCCGGAGCCCCAATCGTCAAAGAGGTCAAACCTGCCGCCATCATCGCTTGGAAGCGAATTGCCTACGACACGGTACTCTTCCGTGGGCGTCCGCTCATGCGCGTTGATCTCCCCCCTGAAGAGGCCTTGGAGCTCGGGGATACTCTCCCTAGCCATCCACCGACAGCCCTCCGTCGCTTCGAAGAACCGCTGCGCTCTGTCTTCATTGACACGGGAGAGAATGGAGTTTTCGCCCGGGCTGAATTCGAGACCGTCAGCGCTCTCGGACAGATGGAACTTGTCACACCCGAAGAGATCGCCGATATCGTCGTCCGTGAAATCCTTGGTGGTAACACCGGTCACGACACGATTGCTGCGCTCGACAGCGCCGTATTGGGTCCCAGTTACCGCGGCGGTGTCCTACGCCACATCGCTCTGGAAGAGCTGCGCCGGTTAGAGCAGCAACACGGTAGTGAAGGAGTTGCCTTCGAGATGCTCGGCCCGCCGCGACTCACGAAACTACTCTACGAAGCCCATCTCCTACGGCGAGCCTTTGGTACCCTCCAGACAGTGCTCGAACACACCCCAGAAGATTTGGCAGCAAGCCTCTGGAACCTCCTCTGCCGCGACGACCGCTTGCGTTCGCAGATCCTGACCGTCGGCCTTGCCATCCTCCTGCCCGATGGACGCCACTACTTGCGCGGCGCTGAGCTGAAAGTCCCAAGCCCAGAGGAAGACCACCGCTGCACCCCAGAAGCCATCAACCGCTGGTGCGAATCAGGCTGGATTGACCTTCGCCCCTGGAACATGGAACGCTGGCAAGCACGCCTTCGGAAGATGGCCGCCCTTGCCCAAGCCGACAACACAGACAAGAGCTCCGCCGTGGGGGAATGGTATCTACAGTGGTCTCAGCTCCAAGCCCTCAACGAGGGAAGCCTCGCTGCTTGGATTCTGACCTACGAAGAGCATGGCACCCGCGCCAAGCGCTGA
- the purN gene encoding phosphoribosylglycinamide formyltransferase — MAPAPSAEQCPPVRVAIFASGRGSNAEALLRFSQRPEALYRVVFILSNNSTAGVRQVAERYGVPFIHLSSHTHPDPTAYTEALLAILREHRVELIALAGYLKKVPPAIVEAYPGRILNIHPALLPHFGGPGMYGLRVHEAVLRAGETYSGVSVHLVEEEYDTGPVLAQIRIPVLPTDTPESLAERLLPYEHELYPRVLQQQARILRHR; from the coding sequence ATGGCACCCGCGCCAAGCGCTGAGCAGTGCCCCCCCGTTCGTGTCGCTATCTTCGCCTCTGGGCGAGGCAGCAATGCTGAAGCTCTCCTGCGCTTCTCCCAACGACCAGAAGCCCTATACCGCGTCGTGTTCATTCTCAGCAACAACTCTACCGCAGGGGTCCGGCAGGTTGCCGAACGCTACGGAGTCCCATTCATCCATCTCAGTAGCCACACGCACCCCGATCCCACAGCATACACCGAAGCCCTCCTGGCGATCCTCCGAGAGCATAGGGTAGAACTGATAGCGCTAGCTGGCTACCTCAAGAAGGTACCACCAGCCATAGTAGAAGCCTACCCCGGACGCATCTTGAACATCCACCCCGCACTGCTACCACACTTCGGCGGTCCGGGGATGTACGGACTCCGTGTCCACGAAGCCGTCTTACGTGCTGGAGAGACCTACTCTGGCGTCAGCGTCCACCTGGTAGAAGAGGAGTACGACACTGGTCCCGTACTCGCCCAGATCCGCATTCCTGTATTGCCAACCGACACTCCGGAGAGCCTAGCAGAGCGGCTCCTTCCCTACGAGCACGAGCTCTACCCTCGGGTCCTCCAGCAGCAAGCCCGCATCCTACGCCACCGCTAA